The Euwallacea similis isolate ESF13 chromosome 18, ESF131.1, whole genome shotgun sequence sequence CGGACTAGGAAgtatttatctttaaaaaatttaaacatttccaCTTGTGTGCGATCTGACCCTGCAGCGGTGTTTTCTGCTGGACTTAGTTGCTTGGATGCCTGTTTGGAATTGCAGGGAAACCCAGAGCGAAGCTTTAACATATTACTAACATTCACAGTAATAATTAGTGTTGTGCCTATTGGTGTTAATTGgtgtaaaaatcatttattttctaataaatctattttaagAACATTATAGTGCCTAGTGTGTGCAAACGGTATTCGAAAACAGTTATCTGAATTCTCATTTACCATGACGTAATGACGCCTTCCTCGCTTGACCAGATAGTAATAATGAATTCAAGACTTATAACGTCACAAAATGCCTTAGGAGTTTGCTACTAGCGGATTAAAGCAATTTACTTTGATGTCTTTGAGACTCTTAGttattaaattacaattaGTTTCAACCAAATCGAATGTATAGCGTGATTTACACCGCGAGGCGTGACCTAAAATGGGTGATTCTTTTAGCGATTTTAACGAATAAAGTGCAATCTATTTGGTATTATCgttgaaatacagggtggtaaAGTTTCCGGTTTGCAATCgccctaaatttaaaaattgaagtcaGGTGAGACCTACTTAGTACTTTTAGTCGTAAAATCGCTTGAGGAATCGCCTCGTTTGCTTTTCTAATCGTGGCAACAAATCACCTTCTATAGGTATTCTCTAGAAATTGTGCTTTAGAGTCCAGCAAGGAAACACCGCTCTCGACTCAGGCGCTATGCAAGACTAGCCTtaactttcataaatataacaatatgtatattattagtatttaaaaatatacatatttggtACTAGTCATTATGAAGTTCTTTTCAACACCAAATGCTAGCTAAGAAGATtccataatataatataatgtataataattaaaacctttaatattttcaatgaaatttaggCCTTCCGCGCTTTCAACTTATAGATGCAGCCATTGTTATCGCTAAAGCctattgtattaaaatatttacgcTATTTAATATTCATGTATTGCAACTTAATCTTGTTATACTTAAGGTTTAAGTAAGGTAACTTGTAtggtaaataaattgttttaaaatattgattgtCGTTTTTGTTGCGAGTCGTTCTTTTGCAAAATTCACCCCCAAATCTAAGTTTGGTGGTAAGTTACGTAGATCTGAAAATTTGTCATATAAACTTCATGTTGTCAGGCAAATCCACCCTTTACTAATTTGGCCACAGCACTACAAGGCGTTCTGTTAAGGATGTAGGGCGACTATATCACAGAAGTTATAAATGGTAGAAGTGAAGCaaaaaaacatggaaaatatGATCAAAGAAGAACGCAAAAACTTTCGTCGTTGCAACGCTGCTAGTTCTAGTAGAAATCAGTACTCCATCTTTGAACTCCTGTATCTGAGGCAATCTTTTGACATAGTTTTATTATCGGAGCAATTTTCGCGGCATTAAATGTGCCTCTAAAGTCAGTCTAATGCTTGAAGTAGCACGTAAATTTCCTGGAATGGAGAatgaaagaaatataaaatatatgatttttataGTGCAGCTGTCTCcgagtaataaataataactgcCTCATATACACTTCCTTGAAATTCAGAATGCTTCTCATCTTAGACATGTTCTTCGAATTTTTCAGAAGCTTCAAGTGTTTCAAGACTATTGCCGAAATATCTCACATTTATTTCCCCTACTGCTGAAGTGCTTCCAATTAAGCTGACAAATTGAGGTTCGTCAGACCGTTTGAAGCACTAACGGATAAACAATCAATAACGCTATTCTCCATTACTTTAAGTCAATTTAATCCGACCTATAATTTCAGGAAGAAgctaaagtatttttaattaaatttacatccTTTTCCAGGAAACTCAAGATGACTTGAAATAACTTCCTTAGAGCTTTCCTTAACAACTTCCCAGTTTCCGCCAAATATAGAAGACATGctaaattgtaaatatagGCTACATGTGCTTTGACCGAATCGAtacatttgattaattaaattgtccATATGGGCCACACCTAATTCAGTAGGGTTGCCGTGTTCGCGCTTAATGTGGTAAATGCGGAAAATCAGTTGTTTCGTGCTTCTGTTGCAGTACAATGGGCAACAAACTAATTACTTTTACAGACCAACAAATAGTAAATTACCAGGTCTGTAgccaattgtttttttataaaaaataagtaattaaaaacacTTCTCAGGACTGTACGTTCTTCACCAGGAAAGAAATTCTAAGGCAAGTAAACTCGAGTTGTTGatgtaaaactttcaaacCTAAACCAATGCTTTTAGGGTATACAAGAAATTCAAAGACATGAAACCTGATCTGATTCCATGCACCATGAAAAAAAACGAAGCTTATTCCATAAAAATTCCAGTTGAATGTTTGGAAGAACTAGCAGAATTCAAGGCAATTCCCACATaactattattaaataatataccatatatattttatatacatttaaattCCAGGAAAACCCCCTTAAGAGCAGGATATTCGAGGTGTTCTCAAGGGATGGCAAAGGCGGTTTGACATTCGAGGATTTTTTGGACATGCTGTCCGTCTTTAGTGAAGCAGCTCCTAGAGATATTAAAGTGTTTTCTGCCTTCAGGATAT is a genomic window containing:
- the Cib2 gene encoding calcium and integrin-binding family member 2 — encoded protein: MGNKLITFTDQQIVNYQDCTFFTRKEILRVYKKFKDMKPDLIPCTMKKNEAYSIKIPVECLEELAEFKENPLKSRIFEVFSRDGKGGLTFEDFLDMLSVFSEAAPRDIKVFSAFRIYDFDNDNFIGPADLDTALTLLTKQELSLEERQQITEKVMEESDVDGDGKLSYLEFEHCITRAPDFLSTFHIRI